The Phacochoerus africanus isolate WHEZ1 unplaced genomic scaffold, ROS_Pafr_v1 Scaffold_32, whole genome shotgun sequence genome includes a window with the following:
- the LOC125119279 gene encoding olfactory receptor 5K3-like, with the protein MTEGNQSLTTEFILTGFKELRTILFLVFFTIYLITMVGNLGLVAVIFTEPHLHTPMYIFLGNLALMDSCCSCAITPKMLQNFFSKDRIISLYECMAQWYFLCLAETADCFLLAAMAYDRYVAICNPLQYHTLMSKELCIQMTMGVYIAGNLHPIIHIGFLFRLTFCRSHQINHFFCDVLPLYRLSCVDPYINELMLFIFAGSMSILSITIVIISYLSILFTIFTMKSNKGRGKALSTCASHFLSVSIVYSSLLFTYVRPNSVKKGDKDIPLAIFYTLVIPLLNPFIYTLRNREVINAMKKIVKMKQISSPMNN; encoded by the coding sequence ATGACAGAGGGTAATCAATCCCTGACAACTGAGTTTATCCTCACAGGATTTAAAGAGCTGAGGACCATTCTGTTTCTCGTGTTCTTTACCATCTATCTGATCACCATGGTGGGAAACCTTGGATTGGTGGCAGTGATATTTACAGAGCCTCATCTTCACACCCCAATGTACATCTTTCTGGGCAACCTCGCTCTGATGGATTCCTGTTGTTCCTGTGCCATTACCCCAAAGATGCTACAGAACTTCTTTTCCAAGGACAGAATCATTTCCCTCTATGAATGCATGGCACAATGGTATTTCCTCTGCCTAGCTGAAACTGCAGACTGCTTCCTCCTGGCAGCCATGGcctatgatcgctatgtggccatctgcaacccactgcaGTACCACACCTTAATGTCAAAGGAACTCTGCATTCAGATGACTATGGGTGTCTACATAGCTGGAAACCTGCATCCTATAATTCATATAGGTTTTCTGTTTAGGCTAACTTTCTGTAGGTCTCATCAAATCAACCACTTCTTTTGTGATGTTCTTCCATTATACAGACTCTCCTGTGTTGACCCTTATATCAATGAGTTGATGTTATTTATCTTTGCAGGGTCAATGTCAATCCTCTCTATTACTATAGTAATAATCTCTTACCTTTCCATCCTCTTCACCATTTTCACAATGAAATCCAACAAGGGCAGAGGAAAAGCCTTATCTACTTGTGCATCCCACTTTCTCTCGGTTTCAATAGTCTATAGTTCTCTTCTCTTCACGTATGTTCGACCAAATTCAGTTAAGAAAGGAGATAAAGATATACCCCTTGCTATTTTTTATACTCTAGTGATTCCCTTGTTAAATCCTTTCATTTACACTCTAAGAAATAGGGAAGtaataaatgctatgaaaaaaattgtaaagatgaAACAAATATCATCCCCTATGAATAATTGA